Proteins from a genomic interval of Cyanobium sp. AMD-g:
- a CDS encoding DUF2062 domain-containing protein → MAPFRLQSLSPPRALKAARRKLRQAIEWVWRQEGSHGQRARGLAAGVFMGCFPIFGFQTLLGVALASLVRGNHLLAAAGTWISNPITDIPMIWFNHQLGSLLLGPGKGWPGRLTLHHETLRQLGWDFTSRLLLGSAVVGLVMAPLSGVLCLRWLKRRQPLDSGGAHQ, encoded by the coding sequence ATGGCACCGTTTCGCCTTCAGTCTCTGTCCCCGCCGCGGGCCCTGAAGGCGGCCAGAAGAAAGCTGCGGCAGGCCATCGAGTGGGTCTGGCGCCAGGAGGGCAGCCACGGCCAGCGGGCCCGGGGGCTGGCGGCGGGGGTGTTCATGGGTTGCTTCCCGATTTTCGGCTTCCAGACCCTGCTGGGGGTGGCGCTGGCCAGCCTGGTGCGGGGCAACCACCTGCTCGCCGCCGCCGGGACCTGGATCAGCAATCCGATCACCGACATCCCGATGATCTGGTTCAACCACCAGCTGGGCAGCCTGCTGCTGGGGCCCGGCAAGGGCTGGCCGGGACGGTTGACCCTGCACCATGAAACCCTGCGCCAGCTGGGCTGGGACTTCACATCCCGCCTGCTGCTTGGCTCGGCCGTGGTGGGTTTGGTGATGGCCCCCCTCAGCGGTGTCCTTTGCCTTCGGTGGCTGAAGCGCAGGCAGCCTCTGGACAGCGGTGGCGCGCACCAGTGA
- the mnmE gene encoding tRNA uridine-5-carboxymethylaminomethyl(34) synthesis GTPase MnmE, whose amino-acid sequence MGPVTRGDGPIGANPNGDTIAAIATAVAAGAGSVAIVRLSGPAAEAIGRRLFRAPGDQGWESHRVLYGHVVDPADGRRLDEALLLLMRAPRSFTREDVVELHCHGGLVAVRRVLELVLAAGARLAGPGEFSQRAFLNGRLDLTRAEAIGEMIAARSRRAAELAMAGIDGGLQRRIAGLRERLLDQLAELEARVDFEEDLPPLDGMAVSAELLAVRGELEQLVAESRQGELLREGLRVAIVGRPNVGKSSLLNLLSRRERAIVTDLPGTTRDLLESDLVLDGVPLTLLDTAGIRPTDDRVEQLGIERSRQALAGADAVLLLFDLLAGWTAADQELRALVPEGVPLLLVGNKCDGLPEGAAPAVVPSAPPEAPPVPISALTGAGRDELVAALLGRCGASELQGLQVALNGRQRELAAAAAASLERSLEAAAQGLPWDFWTIDLRGAIAGLGAITGEEVSEAVLERIFSRFCIGK is encoded by the coding sequence ATGGGACCAGTGACGCGGGGAGATGGCCCGATTGGCGCGAACCCTAATGGCGACACGATCGCTGCGATCGCCACCGCGGTGGCGGCCGGGGCCGGCAGCGTGGCGATCGTGCGCCTCTCCGGTCCAGCGGCCGAGGCGATCGGTCGGCGTCTGTTTCGGGCCCCCGGCGACCAGGGCTGGGAGAGCCACCGCGTTCTCTACGGCCATGTGGTGGATCCAGCCGATGGCCGGCGGCTGGATGAGGCCCTGCTGCTGTTGATGCGGGCCCCGCGCAGCTTCACCCGCGAGGACGTGGTGGAGCTTCACTGCCACGGCGGCCTGGTCGCCGTGCGGCGGGTGCTGGAGCTGGTGCTGGCCGCCGGTGCCCGCCTGGCCGGACCCGGGGAGTTCAGCCAGCGGGCCTTCCTCAACGGCCGCCTCGACCTCACCCGCGCCGAGGCCATCGGCGAGATGATCGCGGCCCGCAGCCGTCGGGCGGCTGAGCTGGCCATGGCGGGGATCGATGGCGGCCTGCAGCGGCGCATCGCCGGCCTGCGGGAGCGCCTGCTCGACCAGCTGGCCGAACTGGAGGCCAGGGTCGACTTCGAGGAGGACCTGCCCCCTCTCGACGGCATGGCGGTGAGCGCCGAGCTGCTGGCGGTGCGGGGCGAGCTGGAACAGTTGGTGGCCGAGTCCCGCCAGGGGGAGCTGCTGCGCGAAGGCCTGCGGGTGGCCATCGTCGGCCGCCCCAACGTGGGCAAATCGAGCCTGCTCAACCTGCTCAGCCGCCGCGAGCGGGCCATCGTCACCGACCTGCCCGGCACCACCCGCGACCTGCTCGAGAGCGACCTGGTGCTCGATGGGGTGCCGCTCACCCTGCTCGACACCGCCGGCATCCGACCCACGGACGACCGGGTGGAGCAGCTGGGCATCGAACGCAGCCGCCAGGCCCTGGCGGGAGCCGATGCGGTGCTGCTGCTCTTCGATCTGCTGGCCGGCTGGACCGCCGCCGACCAGGAGCTCAGGGCCCTGGTGCCCGAGGGGGTGCCCCTGCTGCTGGTGGGCAACAAGTGCGATGGCCTGCCGGAGGGTGCCGCCCCCGCCGTCGTCCCGTCGGCCCCGCCGGAGGCGCCCCCGGTGCCCATCAGCGCCCTCACCGGTGCAGGTCGCGATGAGCTGGTGGCAGCCCTGCTGGGGCGGTGCGGTGCCAGCGAGCTCCAGGGGCTGCAGGTGGCCCTCAACGGGCGTCAGCGGGAGCTGGCGGCGGCGGCCGCCGCCAGCCTTGAGCGCTCCCTGGAGGCGGCCGCCCAGGGCCTGCCCTGGGATTTCTGGACCATCGACCTGCGCGGCGCCATCGCCGGCCTGGGGGCCATCACCGGCGAGGAGGTGAGTGAGGCGGTGCTGGAGCGGATCTTTTCCCGCTTCTGCATCGGCAAGTAG
- the grrP gene encoding extracellular substrate binding-like orphan protein GrrP, whose product MDSPAALVPAGSIRSRRSRALALGALACLWPLGAVAPARAADAVLEQAAKSGEVLMVGPADSPPMVKIGPKGEPEGYAIDLARRIDRQLKAELGNTVRIRFAPVDNTSVTVEAVASGNAGLACGVPFSWEREKLVDFSLPIGLSGLRLLTRSGTLDGSPASLAAQPIAVVEGSLGAGLLGSLQPSAKAVSFPTLALAVTALEQKQVTGVLGDANVLAGLRHQRQLSGVALVPEQPYVSYGVGCIVPENNSRLLNVVNLAIAGLLQGYLEGRPEAVASVAPWVGPTGVLVVPAERVRAFFESVLLTREGFQLAAPSPAVPR is encoded by the coding sequence ATGGATTCTCCTGCTGCGCTGGTTCCCGCTGGTTCCATACGATCCCGCCGCAGCAGGGCCCTGGCCCTGGGAGCCCTGGCCTGCCTCTGGCCGCTGGGGGCCGTGGCGCCAGCCCGTGCCGCCGACGCCGTGCTGGAGCAGGCGGCCAAGTCGGGCGAGGTGCTGATGGTGGGTCCCGCCGACAGCCCGCCGATGGTCAAGATCGGGCCGAAGGGGGAACCGGAGGGGTACGCCATTGATCTGGCCCGCCGCATCGACCGTCAGCTCAAGGCGGAACTGGGCAACACGGTGCGCATCCGCTTCGCCCCCGTCGACAACACCTCCGTCACCGTGGAGGCCGTGGCCAGCGGCAACGCTGGCCTGGCCTGTGGCGTGCCGTTCAGCTGGGAACGGGAAAAGCTGGTCGATTTCTCCCTGCCGATCGGTCTCTCCGGCCTGAGGCTGCTCACCCGCAGCGGCACGCTGGACGGCTCGCCGGCCTCCCTCGCTGCTCAGCCGATCGCGGTGGTGGAGGGGTCCCTCGGGGCCGGTCTGCTGGGTTCGCTCCAGCCCAGCGCCAAGGCGGTCAGCTTCCCCACCCTGGCCCTGGCGGTGACAGCCCTGGAGCAGAAACAGGTGACGGGGGTGCTGGGCGATGCCAACGTGCTGGCCGGTCTGCGGCATCAACGCCAGCTCTCCGGCGTGGCCCTGGTGCCTGAACAGCCCTATGTGAGTTACGGCGTCGGCTGCATCGTGCCGGAGAACAACTCCAGGCTGCTGAACGTCGTCAACCTGGCCATCGCGGGCCTGCTCCAGGGCTACCTGGAGGGCCGCCCCGAGGCCGTGGCCAGCGTCGCCCCCTGGGTCGGCCCCACCGGTGTGCTGGTGGTGCCCGCCGAGCGGGTCCGCGCCTTCTTCGAATCCGTGCTTCTGACCCGGGAAGGTTTCCAGCTGGCGGCCCCTTCGCCGGCGGTTCCCCGATGA
- a CDS encoding DUF4079 domain-containing protein — protein MQTVDWLWILHPALAVVLIYPLIGMVVRLGVQARARRVEKAKLPPTTGRDHADLGQWLSAGVVLLVLVALTVVIVTKQPPEGFTGGPGRALQLLLVLVGTVVSLLALWRVKAKVYRLVFALLTWIGVLGLGAQPEVWRLSDNPLSPEFWQSHYWAGVGVVGLMIFSLAARPEILKDLRWRRLHLSASILAAVLFVAQGITGSRDLLEIPLAWQKPTIYACDPVKRVCPPFAPPQMPTPPVGPAGS, from the coding sequence ATGCAAACAGTCGACTGGCTCTGGATCCTGCACCCCGCCCTGGCGGTGGTGCTGATCTACCCCCTGATCGGCATGGTGGTGCGGCTGGGGGTCCAGGCCCGAGCACGCCGGGTCGAAAAGGCGAAGCTGCCCCCCACCACCGGCCGCGACCACGCCGACCTGGGCCAGTGGCTCTCGGCGGGCGTGGTGCTGCTGGTGCTGGTGGCCCTGACGGTGGTGATCGTCACCAAGCAGCCGCCGGAGGGTTTCACGGGCGGCCCCGGCCGTGCCCTGCAGCTGCTGCTGGTGCTGGTGGGCACGGTGGTGTCGCTGCTGGCCCTCTGGCGGGTGAAGGCGAAGGTCTACCGGCTCGTCTTCGCCCTGCTCACATGGATTGGTGTGCTGGGGCTCGGGGCCCAGCCCGAGGTGTGGCGCCTCAGTGACAACCCGCTCAGCCCAGAGTTCTGGCAGTCGCATTACTGGGCCGGAGTCGGCGTGGTGGGGCTGATGATCTTCTCGCTGGCCGCCCGGCCGGAGATCCTCAAGGACCTGCGTTGGCGCCGGCTGCACCTCAGCGCCTCCATCCTGGCGGCTGTGCTGTTCGTGGCCCAGGGCATCACCGGCAGCCGCGACCTTCTGGAGATCCCCCTGGCCTGGCAGAAGCCCACCATCTATGCCTGTGACCCCGTGAAGCGGGTCTGCCCGCCCTTCGCTCCCCCCCAGATGCCGACCCCCCCCGTCGGCCCGGCGGGCAGCTGA
- the nadC gene encoding carboxylating nicotinate-nucleotide diphosphorylase, with amino-acid sequence MSPGGAAAPVLSFTPALEAQLRGWLDEDLGRGDLTAPALIGRHGRAHWVTRDDGVFCGGVLVAPLLALLDARASVRLLVGDGEPVVAGQRLLELEGPAATLVAAERTALNLAMRLSGIASATAALVQVLAGTGVRLADTRKTTPGLRVLEKYAVRCGGGCNHRLGLDDAAMLKENHLAWSGGVGPAIAAVRASAPWPARVIVEAETDAEAEAAVRAGADAVLLDDFSPAALAALVPQLRALAPAVLLEASGVRPEQLAAYAATGIDLISTSAPVTRSPWLDLSMRFDPLLA; translated from the coding sequence ATGTCGCCTGGTGGGGCCGCGGCCCCGGTGCTGTCCTTCACCCCGGCGCTGGAGGCCCAGCTGCGCGGCTGGCTGGATGAGGACCTCGGACGCGGCGATCTCACCGCCCCGGCCCTGATCGGCCGCCATGGCCGGGCCCACTGGGTCACGCGCGACGACGGGGTGTTCTGCGGCGGGGTGCTGGTGGCGCCGCTGCTGGCGCTGCTCGATGCCCGGGCGTCTGTGCGGCTGCTGGTGGGCGACGGCGAGCCGGTGGTGGCCGGCCAGCGGCTGCTGGAGCTGGAGGGGCCGGCGGCCACCCTGGTCGCGGCGGAACGCACCGCCCTCAACCTGGCCATGCGCCTCTCGGGCATCGCCAGCGCCACCGCCGCCCTGGTGCAGGTGCTGGCGGGCACCGGTGTGCGCCTGGCCGACACCCGCAAGACCACCCCGGGTCTGCGGGTGCTTGAGAAGTACGCCGTGCGCTGTGGCGGCGGCTGCAACCACCGCCTCGGCCTCGACGATGCCGCCATGCTCAAGGAGAACCACCTGGCCTGGTCGGGGGGGGTGGGGCCGGCCATCGCGGCGGTGCGCGCCTCGGCGCCCTGGCCGGCGCGGGTGATTGTGGAGGCGGAAACCGACGCCGAAGCCGAAGCGGCGGTGCGGGCAGGCGCGGATGCGGTGCTGCTCGACGACTTCAGCCCCGCGGCGCTGGCGGCCCTGGTGCCCCAGCTGCGGGCCCTGGCGCCGGCGGTGCTGCTGGAGGCTTCGGGGGTGCGGCCCGAGCAGCTGGCCGCCTACGCCGCCACTGGCATCGATCTGATCTCCACCAGCGCCCCGGTCACCCGCAGCCCCTGGCTGGATCTGAGCATGCGCTTCGACCCCCTGCTGGCCTGA
- a CDS encoding zinc-dependent metalloprotease family protein, whose product MLAVSTGDGAEAWDTTTDQAPLVMDGVVTLGAGVDLSKVFQLHSNPTATKTIFLDFDGYAINNTPWENGGNLSLRGFYNTLDATALTEIQRIWQRVAEDFSPFNVNVTTQDPGTENLRNVGTGDDRWGIRVAFTSNLNLLTGKAIINAGGGGTAYFKSFNWTTDDVALVFNRGEYTAAETASHEVGHTLGLNHDGAGNTTVYYGGHGGTGPTSWGTIMGAAWLGNDESLTQWSNGQYAGANNTQDDLATITNGNGFSYAADDHGNSFATATALTGLSFSSFGIVERNTDVDMFRFETGAGLVSFNIVNASRAFTGSAGNYVTEYLAARGANLDIAATLYRADQSIVQTFNPADLTTASFSINLTAGTYYLGIDGVGFGTPLATTPTGYTDYGSLGQYMVSGTVQSATSTPPPTTTTTPPPTTSTTTTATTPPVLQVLDPNGAIQLLRDTSTDLVSVRANGVTSPVRFQGAQLKATQFAGWQILAAETVGSNQNHILWKELSTARLHTWSVDSGWNYISSGAIVDPSSSQGLLLQQQFVVNASGTPLQVLDPNGTVQLLRDTSTDLVSVQINNVTSPVRFQGAQLKATQFAGWQIHAAETVGSNQNQILWKELSTGRLHFWSVDSSWNYISSGAIVDPSSSQGLMLQQQFAVDADGTPLTGLSPNAAAEAVDPIIGGSTSLAPVAVDDFGAAPATFGELLPADPTFTTTPILALDELSSLGQSNPTDLLASPFPSAGSASSPTTPWLVATQPQL is encoded by the coding sequence GTGCTGGCCGTCAGCACCGGTGACGGCGCCGAGGCCTGGGACACCACCACCGACCAGGCCCCCTTGGTCATGGACGGCGTGGTGACCCTCGGCGCAGGTGTGGATCTGAGCAAGGTGTTCCAACTGCACAGCAACCCAACCGCCACGAAAACGATCTTCCTTGACTTTGATGGCTATGCCATCAACAACACCCCCTGGGAGAACGGCGGCAACCTGAGCCTGAGGGGTTTCTACAACACCCTTGATGCCACCGCACTCACGGAAATTCAGCGGATCTGGCAACGGGTCGCCGAGGACTTCTCACCCTTCAATGTCAACGTCACCACCCAGGACCCTGGCACCGAAAACCTGCGCAACGTCGGCACAGGAGATGACCGCTGGGGCATTCGCGTGGCCTTCACCAGCAACCTCAACCTGCTGACCGGCAAAGCCATCATCAACGCCGGTGGCGGCGGTACCGCGTACTTCAAAAGTTTCAACTGGACTACCGATGATGTAGCACTCGTATTCAACAGGGGCGAATACACCGCGGCCGAAACGGCCAGCCACGAAGTGGGCCACACCCTTGGCCTCAACCATGACGGCGCCGGCAACACCACCGTGTACTACGGCGGCCATGGCGGCACCGGTCCCACCAGCTGGGGCACCATCATGGGGGCCGCCTGGCTGGGTAACGACGAAAGTCTCACCCAATGGAGCAATGGTCAGTATGCCGGAGCCAACAACACCCAGGACGACCTCGCCACGATCACCAACGGCAACGGCTTCTCCTATGCCGCCGATGACCACGGCAATAGCTTCGCCACCGCCACGGCGCTGACCGGCCTGAGCTTCAGCAGCTTCGGCATCGTTGAGCGCAACACCGATGTGGACATGTTCCGCTTCGAGACCGGCGCCGGCCTGGTTTCCTTCAACATCGTCAACGCCTCCAGGGCGTTCACCGGCAGCGCTGGCAACTACGTCACCGAATACCTCGCCGCCCGCGGCGCCAACCTGGACATCGCTGCCACCCTCTACCGGGCCGACCAGAGCATCGTCCAGACCTTCAATCCGGCCGATCTCACCACGGCCAGCTTCTCCATCAACCTCACCGCCGGCACCTACTACCTCGGCATCGACGGCGTCGGCTTCGGCACTCCTCTGGCCACCACTCCCACCGGGTACACCGACTACGGCAGCCTCGGCCAGTACATGGTGAGCGGCACCGTTCAGTCCGCCACCAGCACCCCACCTCCAACCACCACCACGACCCCACCCCCGACCACCAGCACAACCACAACTGCAACCACACCCCCCGTCCTGCAGGTCCTCGATCCGAACGGCGCCATTCAGTTGCTCCGCGACACCAGCACCGATCTGGTCTCTGTTCGGGCCAACGGCGTCACCTCACCGGTTCGCTTCCAGGGCGCCCAGCTCAAGGCCACTCAGTTCGCCGGTTGGCAGATCCTCGCGGCCGAAACCGTCGGCAGCAACCAGAACCATATTCTCTGGAAGGAACTGTCCACAGCACGCCTCCACACCTGGTCCGTGGACAGCGGCTGGAACTACATCTCCTCCGGCGCGATCGTCGACCCTTCCAGCAGCCAGGGCCTGCTGCTCCAGCAGCAGTTCGTGGTCAACGCCTCGGGCACACCGCTGCAGGTCCTCGATCCCAACGGCACCGTTCAGCTGCTCCGCGACACCAGCACCGACCTGGTCTCCGTTCAGATCAACAACGTCACCTCACCGGTTCGCTTCCAGGGTGCCCAGCTCAAGGCCACTCAGTTCGCCGGTTGGCAGATCCACGCGGCTGAAACCGTCGGCAGCAACCAGAACCAGATTCTCTGGAAGGAGCTGTCCACTGGACGCCTCCACTTCTGGTCCGTCGACAGCAGCTGGAACTACATCTCCTCCGGCGCCATCGTCGATCCTTCCAGCAGCCAGGGCTTGATGCTCCAGCAGCAGTTCGCGGTTGATGCCGACGGCACCCCACTGACCGGCCTGTCGCCGAATGCTGCCGCTGAGGCGGTCGACCCGATCATCGGCGGCAGCACCAGCCTCGCTCCGGTCGCGGTCGACGACTTCGGCGCCGCTCCAGCGACCTTCGGCGAACTCCTGCCCGCCGATCCGACCTTCACCACCACGCCGATCCTGGCCCTGGATGAGCTGTCCTCCCTTGGCCAGTCCAACCCCACGGACCTGCTGGCATCGCCCTTCCCATCCGCCGGCTCGGCCTCCTCGCCGACCACCCCCTGGCTGGTCGCCACCCAGCCCCAGCTGTGA
- the grrA gene encoding GrrA/OscA1 family cyclophane-containing rSAM-modified RiPP, with the protein MSITSRTALLGFSLALAALTAPAAGQAALPPSSATGASIEQRLQRISAAFRAQGDGSGADGASAGDQRLAYGFANAGRGGFANAARGGFANAHPYYGGGAGFRNGGGGFVNARGGGGFVNGGGMRGGAFRNW; encoded by the coding sequence ATGTCCATCACCTCCCGCACGGCCCTGCTCGGGTTCTCCCTGGCCCTGGCGGCCTTGACCGCTCCGGCCGCTGGCCAGGCGGCCCTGCCGCCCTCGTCGGCCACCGGAGCCTCGATTGAGCAACGGTTGCAGCGCATCAGCGCGGCGTTCCGCGCCCAGGGTGACGGCAGCGGGGCGGATGGCGCCTCCGCCGGCGATCAGCGGCTGGCCTATGGCTTCGCCAACGCCGGCCGGGGCGGCTTCGCCAACGCGGCCCGGGGCGGCTTCGCCAACGCCCACCCTTACTACGGCGGCGGCGCTGGCTTCCGCAATGGCGGTGGCGGTTTCGTCAATGCCAGGGGCGGGGGCGGGTTCGTGAATGGGGGCGGCATGCGCGGCGGGGCGTTCCGGAACTGGTAG
- the grrP gene encoding extracellular substrate binding-like orphan protein GrrP, whose product MTPEPTRVPQRPVKQPTPPQQAVPSGIAAQLRRCAVAGPSLVLALVALLASPLAARAESVLEQAARTGEITMAGPTDMVPFAYRDSGKALVGYSLDVARLIEAEVSTYLNRPVKIVYTANADPLAVFRDVSRGDVDLACGVQFTWEREMYVDFSMPFALSGIRVLSRQGGLDGSAASMAGKRIGVVKDSLGSATIAAVQPTAVRVPFAGIEPAVRALLAGQVDGVGGDSLLLAGALQSLGGKGYGLVPAEAFSRFAVGCILPEDNSTFRNLVNLAIARLVQGYLDDEPGAVASVNRWLGPKGVLELPPEVIKAYFQSVLLNYERVRPLPATTPSAVAPTSPAR is encoded by the coding sequence ATGACCCCCGAGCCGACCCGCGTGCCGCAGCGACCCGTGAAGCAGCCAACGCCCCCACAACAGGCCGTCCCGAGCGGTATCGCCGCCCAGCTCCGGCGCTGCGCTGTGGCAGGACCCTCCCTGGTGCTGGCGCTGGTGGCGTTGCTCGCCAGCCCCCTGGCTGCCAGGGCCGAATCGGTGCTCGAGCAGGCGGCACGCACCGGCGAGATCACCATGGCGGGCCCCACCGACATGGTGCCCTTCGCCTACCGCGATTCCGGCAAGGCGCTGGTGGGTTACAGCCTCGATGTGGCCCGGTTGATCGAGGCGGAGGTCTCCACCTATCTCAACCGGCCGGTGAAAATCGTCTACACCGCGAACGCGGATCCGCTGGCGGTGTTCCGTGACGTGAGCCGCGGTGATGTGGACCTGGCCTGTGGGGTTCAGTTCACCTGGGAGCGGGAGATGTATGTCGACTTCTCCATGCCCTTCGCCCTCTCCGGGATCCGCGTTCTCAGCCGCCAGGGGGGGCTTGACGGCTCAGCGGCCTCCATGGCGGGCAAGCGGATCGGCGTGGTGAAGGACTCCCTGGGCAGCGCCACCATCGCGGCCGTGCAGCCGACGGCGGTGCGGGTCCCCTTCGCCGGAATCGAGCCGGCGGTGCGGGCGCTGCTGGCCGGCCAGGTGGATGGCGTGGGGGGTGATTCCCTGCTGCTCGCCGGTGCCCTCCAGAGCCTCGGTGGCAAGGGTTACGGTCTGGTGCCCGCGGAGGCCTTCTCCCGCTTTGCGGTGGGTTGCATCCTGCCGGAAGACAATTCCACCTTCCGCAACCTGGTCAATCTGGCCATCGCCCGGCTGGTGCAGGGCTACCTCGACGATGAGCCGGGTGCCGTGGCCAGCGTCAACCGCTGGCTGGGTCCGAAGGGGGTCCTGGAGCTGCCTCCCGAGGTGATCAAGGCCTACTTCCAGTCCGTCCTGCTCAACTACGAACGGGTCCGGCCCCTGCCGGCAACGACCCCATCGGCTGTCGCCCCCACCTCACCTGCCCGTTAA
- the grrM gene encoding cyclophane-forming radical SAM/SPASM peptide maturase GrrM/OscB: MIATGTPPPGNPEGFGPLQLLVIQPTPYCNLDCDYCYLPNRDDRQRLSLELLEAALERVLESPYVGGDFTLLWHAGEPLTVPIAFYDAASACVRRALERWQGQPLAIHQSVQTNATLINEAWCDCFERNGIAVGVSMDGPAFLHDVHRRTRTGLGTHAATMRGIAHLRRRGIPFQVIAVITEESLGHADDLYAFFVENGITDVAFNMEETEGENRVSTLSRPHAEAAYRQFLQRFWELWQEHPERMRVREFEGICGLAQADARLDCTDMNNPFAIVNVDARGAISTFDPELLSVQTDTYGDFVLGHVQSDSLVSIAASPKFQHILADMRAGTDRCRAECAYFGLCGGGAGSNKYWEHGTFACSETQACRYRIKLTADVVLAGLEQALGLVA, encoded by the coding sequence GTGATCGCCACCGGTACCCCGCCACCGGGCAACCCGGAAGGCTTTGGGCCGTTGCAGCTGCTGGTGATCCAGCCCACCCCCTACTGCAACCTCGACTGCGACTACTGCTACCTGCCCAACCGGGACGACCGGCAGCGGTTATCGCTGGAGTTGCTGGAGGCGGCCCTGGAGCGGGTGCTGGAGAGCCCCTATGTGGGCGGCGATTTCACCCTGCTCTGGCACGCCGGTGAACCGCTCACCGTGCCGATCGCCTTCTACGACGCGGCCAGCGCCTGCGTGCGCCGGGCGTTGGAGCGCTGGCAGGGGCAGCCCCTGGCGATCCACCAGTCGGTGCAGACAAACGCCACGCTGATCAACGAAGCCTGGTGCGACTGCTTCGAGCGCAACGGCATCGCCGTGGGCGTGAGCATGGATGGGCCGGCCTTCCTCCACGATGTCCACCGCCGCACCCGCACGGGCCTCGGGACCCACGCCGCCACCATGCGGGGCATCGCCCATCTGCGCCGCCGCGGCATCCCCTTTCAGGTGATCGCCGTGATCACCGAGGAATCCCTCGGCCACGCCGACGACCTCTACGCCTTCTTCGTGGAGAACGGCATCACGGACGTGGCCTTCAACATGGAGGAGACGGAGGGGGAGAACCGGGTGTCCACCCTCAGCCGTCCCCATGCTGAGGCGGCCTATCGCCAGTTCCTGCAGCGGTTCTGGGAGCTGTGGCAGGAGCATCCCGAGCGCATGCGGGTGCGGGAGTTCGAGGGCATCTGCGGCCTGGCCCAGGCCGATGCCCGCCTCGACTGCACCGACATGAACAACCCGTTCGCGATCGTCAACGTGGATGCCCGCGGGGCGATTTCCACCTTCGATCCCGAGTTGCTATCCGTTCAGACCGACACCTACGGCGACTTCGTGCTGGGTCATGTTCAGAGCGACAGCCTGGTCTCGATCGCCGCCAGCCCCAAGTTCCAGCACATCCTGGCGGACATGCGTGCCGGCACCGACCGCTGCCGCGCGGAGTGCGCCTACTTCGGCCTCTGTGGGGGAGGCGCTGGCAGCAACAAGTACTGGGAGCACGGCACCTTCGCCTGCAGCGAAACCCAGGCCTGCCGCTACCGGATCAAGCTGACGGCCGATGTGGTGCTCGCTGGCCTGGAGCAGGCGCTGGGGCTGGTGGCTTGA
- the grrA gene encoding GrrA/OscA1 family cyclophane-containing rSAM-modified RiPP codes for MTHHPRSGLFGFLLLLAALAPAGAGAKAVADGLGQSPSTPAQASSPLEAAPGSIDARLRRISQAMGQESPGPETAEGRAQATDGRLAYIFVNGGGPRFGWGNGGFRNGGWGNGGFRNGGWGNGGFRNGGWGNGGFRNGGFRNFW; via the coding sequence ATGACGCACCACCCCCGTTCCGGTCTGTTCGGTTTTCTGCTCCTGCTGGCGGCCCTGGCCCCTGCCGGCGCCGGAGCCAAGGCGGTGGCCGATGGGCTGGGCCAGTCGCCGTCCACCCCCGCCCAGGCGTCGTCCCCCCTGGAGGCCGCGCCTGGATCGATCGATGCCCGTCTGCGGCGCATCTCCCAGGCCATGGGGCAGGAGTCCCCCGGGCCGGAGACGGCGGAAGGCCGGGCCCAAGCCACCGATGGCCGCCTCGCCTACATCTTCGTGAATGGGGGCGGGCCCCGTTTTGGCTGGGGGAATGGCGGCTTCCGCAATGGGGGCTGGGGCAACGGCGGCTTCCGCAACGGCGGCTGGGGCAACGGTGGCTTCCGCAACGGCGGCTGGGGCAACGGTGGCTTCCGTAACGGCGGCTTCCGCAACTTCTGGTGA